Proteins encoded together in one Mobula birostris isolate sMobBir1 chromosome 7, sMobBir1.hap1, whole genome shotgun sequence window:
- the rps14 gene encoding small ribosomal subunit protein uS11: MAPRKGKEKKEEQVISLGPQVAEGENVFGVCHIFASFNDTFVHVTDLSGKETICRVTGGMKVKADRDESSPYAAMLAAQDVSQRCKELGITALHIKLRATGGNRTKTPGPGAQSALRALARSGMKIGRIEDVTPIPSDSTRRKGGRRGRRL, from the exons ATGGCTCCCcgaaaaggaaaggagaagaaggaAGAGCAGGTGATCAGTTTGGGACCACAGGTGGCTGAGGGGGAGAATGTATTTGGAGTTTGCCACATCTTTGCTTCCTTCAACGACACCTTTGTCCACGTAACGGACCTGTCCGGCAA GGAGACCATCTGCCGCGTCACGGGTGGGATGAAGGTGAAGGCCGACAGGGACGAGTCCTCCCCGTATGCTGCCATGTTGGCGGCTCAGGATGTGTCTCAGAGGTGCAAGGAGCTGGGCATCACTGCTCTACACATCAAGCTGCGAGCCACTGGCGGCAACAG GACCAAAACCCCTGGACCAGGTGCACAGTCGGCCCTGAGAGCCCTAGCTCGATCTGGGATGAAAATCGGGCGTATTG AGGACGTCACTCCAATCCCCTCGGACAGCACTCGCAGGAAGGGAGGTCGCCGTGGTCGCCGCTTGTAG